The Mycobacteriales bacterium DNA window GGGAGCATCGGCACCCCGGCCGCCGCGTAGTCGTCCTTGAAACGCATGGCCAACGCCCAGAAATGCGGCGGGGTCCAGAAGAAGACGATCGCGAACAGCACGACCGCCGGCCAGCCGACGGTGCCGGTGACCGCGGACCATCCGATGAGCACCGGGAAGCAGCCGGCCGCCCCGCCGATCACGATGTTCGACGGGGTGCGGCGCTTGAGGCCGAGCGTGTAGACGAAGACGTAGAAGCCGATGGCCCCGTCGGCGAGCAGAGCCGACGGCCAGTTCACGACCAGCCCGAGCAGCAGGGTGGCGGCCACGCCGAGCCCGATCCCGAAGCGCAGCGCCGCCGCCGGGCTGACCTCCGCCCGGACCATCGGCCGCTGCCGGGTGCGGGCCATCAGGGCGTCGATGTCGCGGTCGGCGTAACAGTTGATCGTGTTCGCGCTGCCCGCGGCTAGCGTCCCACCGGCCAGCGTCGCCGCCAGCAGTCCCCAGTGCGGCAGGCCCTTCGCGGCCAGGACCATGGCCGGGACGGTCGTGACCAGCAGCAACTCGATGATCCGCGGCTTGGTCAACGCCAGGTAGGACCGGACGACCGCCATCGGCCCGCGGCTGGCGGCCGGGGCCGGACCGAGCACCCCCGGGACGGCGGCGGAGCTGACGAGCGTCACGCGGAGCAGTCACCTCGCGGGCACGGACTTCGGACTCGGTGTCGGCGTCATGGTAGCCGGGCCGCTGCGCGACCCCGGACCGGTGGA harbors:
- a CDS encoding heme o synthase encodes the protein MLGPAPAASRGPMAVVRSYLALTKPRIIELLLVTTVPAMVLAAKGLPHWGLLAATLAGGTLAAGSANTINCYADRDIDALMARTRQRPMVRAEVSPAAALRFGIGLGVAATLLLGLVVNWPSALLADGAIGFYVFVYTLGLKRRTPSNIVIGGAAGCFPVLIGWSAVTGTVGWPAVVLFAIVFFWTPPHFWALAMRFKDDYAAAGVPMLPVVAAPAVVARKILGYSYAMVAASLVLIPLGGGPVYAAAAVLLGVLFLVEAHRLLHRVRAGAGASVAMRLFHFSITYLFLLSCAIAAGQFLR